The following are from one region of the Oncorhynchus nerka isolate Pitt River linkage group LG8, Oner_Uvic_2.0, whole genome shotgun sequence genome:
- the LOC115122196 gene encoding uncharacterized protein LOC115122196 isoform X2, whose amino-acid sequence MVDMCFNIDGPYAEKYPQTAITWLNDSNKLDYYVEDVSKRLSTIPQLFRTIALKSLDRVVCAMKEIPNELSLTLIPELVKLLSCKTEDDLVPLIIVILYGITQKTKDKDRWSNSDLEEICKHIVPCTQRKGYPSELKMYAYALLADLYTFSCVPGYISFLGLTPVPEELLIWGRDENLKVKMRDLNKSLNGQHSVSKSASEDSKDSHLSETKKKKKKKKKRGTAEKQDIPKEETDTQENKTCLAFNTSSTAVEESGLDQCSSVKPFHPTTDTSPSQRKWLKVSKRWETQLEKLANVDERKVYRVGNLTIVDDAEFYIAKGSDGTEVFLGLRDDGTEVAIKRMTRLNYQVLKNEEEFLRLPKLDNPYIVRYVDFAEDTIFGYLVLQLCEYTLDEYINDHLPKDNPHVLNEIVHDVLSSLGVLHSKDTNILHRDIKPQNVLIDVTGRARLADFGISRQLTTGQTTVKTRSAGTKCWMARETFDEDGDIRYKRSTDIQVVGMLTYYILSGGHHPFGRGPRCESNILDGKYNLDHVVDEVTNDLIEWMINKDPKKRPTVEETLDHPYFWDEKRKVEYLRRIGNEKEVGKYSDADPELLEALKQSAMERTFCQWKSKMKSRVL is encoded by the exons ATGGTTGACATGTGCTTTAACATTGACGGTCCATATGCAGAAAAATACCCCCAAACAGCCATTACATGGTTGAACGACTCCAATAAACTAGATTACTATGTTGAAGATGTAAGCAAACGTCTGTCTACAATTCCTCAGCTTTTTAGGACAATTGCATTGAAATCCTTAGATAGAGTTGTTTGCGCCATGAAGGAAATACCCAATGAGCTGTCACTTACCCTAATTCCTGAGTTAGTGAAACTGCTTTCCTGTAAAACAGAAGATGATCTTGTTCCATTGATCATTGTTATACTCTATGGCATCACACAGAAGACAAAAGACAAGGATCGTTGGAGCAACTCTGACCTTGAGGAAATATGCAAGCACATTGTCCCATGCACACAGAGGAAGGGTTATCCCTCTGAATTGAAGATGTATGCCTATGCCTTGCTAGCAGATCTTTACACATTTAGTTGTGTTCCTGGTTACATCAGCTTTCTGGGACTGACTCCGGTACCTGAAGAACTACTTATCTGGGGACGGGATGAAAACCTGAAAGTAAAGATGAGAGATTTAAACAAGTCCTTAAACGGACAACATTCTGTCTCCAAGTCAGCAAGTGAAGATTCAAAAGACAGTCATTTGTCAGAaaccaagaagaagaagaagaagaagaagaagaggggaaCGGCAGAAAAACAAGACATACCAAAAGAAGAGACCGACACACAAGAAAATAAAACCTGTTTAGCCTTCAATACTTCATCTACTGCTGTTGAGGAATCTGGCCTTGATCAGTGTTCTAGTGTCAAGCCGTTCCACCCCACCACTGACACGTCACCATCACAGCGCAAATGGCTCAAAGTCAGCAAGCGGTGGGAGACACAGTTAGAGAAGCTTGCCAACGTGGATGAACGTAAAGTTTATAGGGTAGGAAACCTCACTATTGTAGATGATGCAGAATTCTACATAGCAAAGGGAAGTGATGGAACTGAGGTCTTCTTGGGCCTCAGGGATGATGGCACTGAAGTAGCCATAAAGAGAATGACCAGATTAAACTATCAAGTTCTCAAGAATGAGGAGGAATTCCTACGTCTTCCTAAACTTGATAATCCCTACATTGTAAGATATGTTGACTTTGCAGAGGATACAATCTTTGGCTACCTTGTTCTTCAGCTGTGCGAATACACCTTGGATGAATACATCAATGACCACTTACCAAAGGACAACCCTCATGTTCTGAATGAAATTGTACATGATGTTCTCTCTAGTCTAGGAGTGCTTCACAGTAAAGACACCAACATACTCCACAGGGATATCAAACCCCAGAATGTTTTGATAG ATGTTACCGGCAGGGCACGATTAGCTGATTTTGGTATAAGTCGACAATTGACCACGGGACAAACGACTGTAAAAACAAGAAGTGCTGGAACAAAATGCTGGATGGCCAGGGAAACTTTCGATGAAGATGGCGATATCAGATATAAGCGGAGCACTGATATTCAG GTGGTTGGAATGTTGacatattacatcctgtctggTGGACACCACCCCTTTGGCAGAGGTCCTCGATGTGAGAGCAACATTCTGGATGGGAAGTACAATCTGGATCACGTTGTAGATGAGGTTACAAATGACCTCATTGAGTGGATGATCAACAAAGACCCAAAAAAGAGACCTACTGTGGAGGAGACCTTGGATCACCCCTACTTCTGGGATGAGAAGAG GAAAGTTGAGTACTTGAGAAGAATTGGGAATGAGAAGGAGGTCGGGAAGTATAGTGATGCTGACCCAGAACTTCTAGAAGCTCTGAAACAAAGTGCCATGGAGAGAACCTTCTGCCAGTGGAAATCCAAG atgaaatctcgcgtcttgtga
- the LOC115122193 gene encoding uncharacterized protein LOC115122193 isoform X2, with amino-acid sequence MLVYYVLSGGHHPFEGPLGEELEQNRNIIKGTYTLEHVADEVAKDLIEWMINEDPAGRPTVEETLNHPLFWKPQRKVEYLRIIGNEVGKYSDADQKLLEALKQSATERTFCQWRSKLPSELMKKMDGKQPYPENMLGLLRFIRNLHEHNAEVLESVDLMNMFPDLFGCVYMLAKKQSWNSRPGLKNVFQRDLSS; translated from the exons ACCACCCCTTTGAAGGTCCACTTGGTGAGGAACTTGAACAGAATCGAAACATAATCAAGGGAACTTACACACTAGAACATGTGGCAGACGAGGTTGCAAAGGACCTCATTGAGTGGATGATCAATGAAGACCCTGCTGGGAGACCTACAGTGGAGGAGACCCTGAATCATCCCCTCTTCTGGAAACCACAGAG GAAAGTTGAGTACTTGAGAATAATTGGGAATGAGGTCGGGAAGTATAGCGATGCTGACCAAAAACTTCTAGAAGCTCTGAAACAAAGTGCTACGGAGAGAACCTTCTGTCAGTGGAGATCCAAG CTGCCCTCTGAATTGATGAAAAAGATGGATGGCAAACAGCCCTACCCTGAGAACATGTTGGGGTTACTACGCTTCATACGCAACCTCCATGAGCACAA TGCTGAGGTTTTAGAATCTGTTGACCTGATGAATATGTTCCCTGATCTCTTTGGATGCGTCTACATGTTGGCCAAGAAACAGAGCTGGAATTCAAGGCCTGGTCTGAAAAATGTGTTTCAGAGAGATCTAAGCTCATGA